GCAGTGCAGATATCAGAAGGGGCAGTGGGGTCCTGGCTGGCACAGAACATGTTATCAGTGACACTCACTGGGATGCCATGGTCCTCATGCTGCTCCTCACACAACAGCGAGTCCACCACGCTGACCACCCCAGAGCGCAGTGTGTCGTTCTTGAAGCCAGGGCTCCTCACATCTGCCAGGACATTCCAGCCAGCCACAGTGATGTGGGACTCCTGGAAGGAAGTGCTGAGATCCCGACTGGCAGCGAGGCAGATGGGCTGGACTCGGGTGCTGATACGGGCCTTGTCTAGGAGCTTCAGGATGGCGATGTCAGCATCAAGCAGGATGGGGTCATAGTTGGGATGCAGAATGATAGCAGAAATCTATAAATGCAAGGAATGGGCAGCAATGGTGAGGAGCCACTCCACAGTGCACAAGAACAGGCAAGGCTTGGGGCTAAATTTTTGGGAGAAAATGTCTAAGAGGCAGCTACAATGATTTGGAGATACTTTACTCAAGAAATCATGGAAAACAACTGCTCTACTTCCAGGATTGCAAACCAAAGTGCTTTCTACAGCCTGGAAAGTGGGATTAAGTAAGTGAAGTGGACAGTTGAGGCTGCACAGCCATCTAAGGTGGGCAGCGGCCACATCACTGCAGTCAGCCACTCCATGCTGAAATGGGACCAGCATTCTAGTTTTGCCAGAAAATGAATTCCAAAtctttatttgaaatatcttGATGTTAAACAATgcttgcaaataaataaatgattaaaaatatgtgtCAGTACCATCAAGGCACAAACCCTCACAGGCTAAGTTTTCAACCTCTGGTCCACTGTAAAcatttcatttacattcaagtCAGCAAATAGAGCTATGCTCAGAATATTCCACAAGACTTTTCCACAAAGTCTTCCCTGATTTTCCCAGTCCTTGCTGGTCATGCCTTTTGATGGGAGCCTATAGGAGCACACATCttgtaaaatttttatgtatatgttctATTACCTCAATCTCCTTTGAGTATATTGCCTTGGGGCTTCTCTTGTGTCACACCGATTATGATAAatttgtctgtctctcccactcaACTGTGGacttttcagagaaaataaaacatgctcTATTCTTTTCTGTGTCTACTTACAGTGGAAGGCCCACTATGGGGGCTCAACAATAGATGGACAGGCGGGTGGAtagatggagagatggatggatggatggatggatagatagatggagggatggatagatggatggatggatggacggatggatggatggacggatggatggatgatagatagatggagggatggatagatggatggatggatggacggatggatggatggatagatagatggagggatggatagatggatggatggatggacagatggatggatggatagaatggatggagaggatggatggatggatggatggatgaacagatagatggatagacagatgggTAGGTGAataaaagagagggaggaaggaagggaaagacagatatatattataaatttgttAGGAGTGTATCTAGGTTAAAACATCTCTGTCTACCTAGGACAGTGCCCAAATGTAATAGGTGATTAGcctttttttattcaaaaaatatttattgaaaatctactttgagccaggcactgtgccacgCTGTGAGGGTACAATGATAAATCGCAACATTCATAGAGCTAACCGTTTCAGGCAAAGCCaggcattaaacaaataatttcacTAAGTTTTAATTTGTTACAATTTATGACATATGCTACCAAGTAACATATGCTACTAGGAGAAGTACATTTTGCTCTTAGGTGATTAACTTTTGATGACCACAGTGATAGATGACTTTGCCTCTATCTTGTGTATAAAATAATCTAGGTGGAAAAAAGACTCCACAGTCTTTCTAGATGGCCCCATCTAGTATCTCAATATGAAATATTGAACACTGCTATatgccaggctccaggctggctGCTGACATGCTAAGGGGACAGGGCTTGGCATAATCACTGGTCTCCCATGCTTGGAATTTTTTGAGCCAGAGCCCCAGCTTCCAAGGACAAGCCCTCTCTTACCCGTAGGCTCTGGATGGTCTTCTCATCCCGGTCATCATCCCGGTAGAATTTCCCCAAAACAACTTTCAGGTCTGCTGTCTTGATCATGGTGACCTTCCCCAGGTCAGTAACACAGTGGGCAGCCACCACCACAGTGCGCTCATTCACCAGGGCACCACTGCAGACCAGGAACCATGCTCCCTTGTGAAGGCTGCCATCATGCACCCCGCTGGTCCTCCTATAGATGGCCGCCTGCCATGGCCAGCGCAACCCTTGGGTCTTCGGAGCAGTGACGTTCTCAATTTTCCCACAGACTATGGAGAAAGTACCGGATTAGTAAGATAAACTCAGACTTTGCCATCCAAAGGAGAATGTATCACTCAACCAGACAGCACAAATCTGGAAAGGTGAACCCTATGGGCGTGATGACCACTAAGCCAAGTAACCTGGTTTTCTTCTTCCCTTAAATATGAATCAACCCACCTTGACATGGCTAGCTATAAATCTAGGGTTAAAATTGGAGGCTTTGCAGTCAAATGAAACCTGAGTTCTGATCCCAGGCACTTACTATCAGTAGAACTTTGGGCAAGTTGTCTAATCTTTTAGAGCCTCTGTCTTCTTGCCTGTAAAATGGATAGAACAATAATAATGGTCTCACAGAGCTCTTgaggagattaaatgagatggtacATGTAAACAAACTCAAAATATCCTGACTATCCTCATAGTCATAACCACAACGAACTAAACCATACTGTTCTCCTTTCTCAAAGAGGGTGGGGAAGGCAGCTTAGTAAATGCAGGCCCCTAATCCAGACACTTCCACATATTATCTCAGTATTCATCATCATAACCTTACGATGTAATTAGTACctcattacattttttattttttgaagcagaggctcactctatcacccaggctggagtgcagtggcatgatcttggctcactgcaacctctgcctcccaggttcaaatgattctcctgcctcagcctcccaagtagctggaattataggcatgtgccaccacacccaactaattttttttttttttttttgtattttcagtagagacggggtttcaccatgttgaccaggctggtctcgagctcctgacctcaaatgacctgcccaccttggcctcccaaagtcctgagattataggcatgagccaccggtgCCTGGCCTAATACCTTATTGCTTAATAACAAGTACCCAATTAGTATCATTGGGTGATGAGTGTAAAAATTGGGGCTTAAACAGGGTAGCCAAGATTATGTAACTTGAGGCCCTCTGGCACCTTTAACCCCGTTCCCCACTTGGTGACTTAATGACCCTTTTTTCTAAGTAAATATGACAGAATCACCCAAGAACGTATGCCCCTAAGATTTAATGAGTCAATTTCTCCTGGGTAGTAAGgttaagccaaaggaaaaaaagttctaACTATGGAATTTCAGATATCACCAAACTAGAGAAAGCACTGGAGATGCTTTCCCAAAAGGCAGGGTTAATGGTTTTTCTCAGGCAGCCACAAAAGATGGAGCATGCTCAAGCCCAAGAATGAGCCTTGACTCACTAGGGATGCAGGATGGTGCCCGCCCACTCCACTTCCCAGTCCTCAGACATGTCCTCCGGCTGCTGCCCAGGCGGCGGTAGAAGGGTGAGATGCACTCATATTGGAGCTGGGTGTGCAGATGTTGGTATCCAGTGGGCAGATCTCCAAAGGGAAGGGCTGGCTTCTTGGTAGGGGCACTCTGCAGTTTCTGCTTGCTGAAGGCCGCTGAGTATAGCTGGTGTAATGGTGTCTCCCTGGGTCAGGAAACATGGGCCCAGAGAAAGGGCAGGGCGAGAGAAAGTCATTGTGGCCTCTTTAGCATTCATGCCATGTCCCACGTAGATATTTggtttcagaaacagaaaaaatctctctctgtctctctctctctctctctctctctctgtctgtctgtctgtctgtcttttgaggcagggtctccctctgtccctcactccaagatggagtgcagtgatgtgatcttggctcactgcaacctctacctcccgggttcaagcagttcttgtgtctcagcctcctgaatagctgggattacagacatgcaacaccatgcccagctaatttttgtattttttgtagagatgggtcttcaTCATGTTATCCAGGCAGATCTTGAATTCCCGGGTCaattcccggattcaagcaatccacccctttggcctcccaaattgccgggattacaggtgtgagctaccctgcccagccaaaaatgtctttctcattctgtgtctctctgtttctctctttctgtctctctctctctctctctctctctctctctctctctctctctctctcacacacacacacacacacacacacacacacacttcgaCTCTCCCACTGAGCAAATTCTCTTGTACACTTCAATCTTCATTTTATGTCTCCATGTCTATTACTGGCATGATTCCAACTGCTTAAGATTTTAACCAAAGAGAATACTATCTGGCATAATAGCTGCTATCCAAAGGTACattatacatgcacacacaaagaaATTAATTGCAACATTAAACAGAAAAGGGAGTTAATTTGAATGAGAGAAAtctagacattttttttctccaaacatTATCATAATGGGGCAATATTAGGAATTGACTTGAACTAAACTGTGTTGATACAGTAGCTTGATTTAGCAATTAGCAGGTGTAATTAGTACACCTCAGAGAGTAGAATTTTCTCTCAGGGCATATTGATTGGGAGAAATATGAAGCATTGTGTATAAATGGGAAAAGGGGATATTAAATGAGCCCTGAAGTTGGAGCCATCAGAGACAACTCAGGGATTCTTGGGGAAGATGTGCACACATTCTGCGGgttgtgttcattttatattgGCACCTAATGACTGTCACCTGAAAAGCTGAAATTCCTTTAGGAATCTATGTTTGCATCCCTGTTTAATGAATGGGCAAAGGAAGCGCAGAGAGACAAGTGGAAGTACGCAGAGGCACGCAGTAAAGAAACCTGTACCCAAGGCAGTGCTTAGCAGTCACAATTTCCACCCTGGTGTTCCCACCACACCAATATATCGTCATAAGAAATCTATTTCATATACAGTGCTTGGCTCAGAGCAAATATTCCAATCCTCTtgatttcattcaacaaatctttagcTCATGTTTATAACGAGGTCGGTAGCTCAGGGAGCTCCTGAACTTGCAAACAAGCTCCTCCCTTGGCCATGGAACACTGTTGTTGGGGGCTTCTGGATGAGGAGGCAGCTGCTGGAGATAGGGATACCCTCCACTTCAGCAGCCTGTCTTCCCAACAGATACTTAAAACCAAGTTTCAGCcttgctttttcatttacttGAGAAACCTGGCACCTTGCCACCTAACCTCCCattaatattgctttaaaaataggaAGCTCAGTAGTCTTTTTGAATAGTGCAGGGGCCTGTCTACAGCATGTGTCTTTGGGAAGAACAGGTTGATCCCACTTAGTGGAGAGTCCAGCCCAGGAAAATCACACAGATCAGGAAAGAGGGCAGAATTTGAATTTCACTGCCACCGTTTCCAAGGAAATGCCTTGCCcctgaaaggaaaaagacaaaaatggaagGAGACAGCCTGAGGAGGGGTGAGAGACTGATGGATATTCTGACTTATGAATATTCCAGGGAACTTGGCTGTGGTCAATTTCAGTCACCGGAATTCGCTGTTACTATTTCTAACAATAGGTGAGAAATCGCTTTCCGATGAATTATGTGTGCAAGGTGCTTTGCTACAGCCTTTACATAAGACTCAAAGTATAGTGCATAAGGGAGCAGACCATGAAGCCAGATACTGAATTTacatcctggctttgccacttctAGCAATGTGAcattggacaagttacttaacttctctgagcttcagtttacCCCtctgtaatataaataataaaatctgtaaTAAAATGGTGATAACAAAAATACTGACCTCAGAGGTtatagtgaggattaaatgaactaatgcatGAAAATACTCAGAAGAGCAACTGACACAGAGCAAACatgcaataaatgttagctattagtgTTGCATATAATCCTTAAAACAATCCCCAGAGGCAGATTGCTATGATTATCcctacttttcaaaagaaaaacctaaGGCTCAGCAGGTTTAGGAACTTGCTGAAGAATGCTCAGCACTAAAGACAGAGGCAGACTCAGGTCTTGAACCTTTGTTTGTCAatccaattcattcattcaataaataattactgaatgcctactatgtggcAGATACTGTTGTAGGCACTAGAACTTTCAgcatgaacaaaacagataatgTTCCTGTACGTGTAACTTTCACATTTTGGGGAGGGTGAGGGAGACAGAAATTGGACAAATAAACCCTTAAAAAATATGTGAGACAACAGGTGGAGAGAGATGctaagataaaaacagaaacagagtaAAGGCTAGAGTATTCTGGCTAAAGGGGTCCACTAGACAGTCAGGGTGAAGATAGGATTGCTATCTTTAAAAGGATATTTAGGGAAGATCTCTCTCTGTTAGGCAAAAACTGAGCAGAGAACTGAAGGAAGAGAGGCATTAAGCCTCACTGAGGTCTTGTGGAAGCAGGTTCCAGACAGAAGGAGCCACAGTGTAGTTTCCAAAGCAGGACCGTGCTTGAAGTGATAGAGGAAAATCAAGGAGGACCGTGTAGCTGAGTGGGGAGAGTGAGGAGGAGAATGTAGAAGAGATGAGTAGAAAGGGGCTACTCCCTCCCCACCAGGTGGACCCCACCTTTGTCTTCCCAGGACAAAGGCTGAGCATACCAGAGGGCTCACATCCTTCTGTGTGGCTGGTCATTTGTCTCTAGTTCCTGGGCTCCCCCAGCCTGCCTCATCTCACTGGTTACCTCCAAGTATAACTTCCTAAATTATAGCTGGCTGTGTTTAACAGAAATGTCGTCTTCCTAGAAGCTGCCATAACAAGTACATAGTAATTTCAGGAAGACTCAAAGATTCAAGTCCATTTTCTCAAAGATCATCTGAAAGTCTTGCCTTCCACCAGTCATCTACTTTCCCACGATCCAGTGAAATTTGTACATCTTCCAACAGTTGCTACCTCTTGGCTAAAGGCAGCTGGCTAATAAGCCTCCATCTAACAAGCCCTATTCTTTCATGACCAGTTAGCACTAAATGTCCCTAAGAAACCTCAAACCATCTTTGGCCAAACACaagtggggaaggggaaaggaaggggaaataCTCATTAGCCTTTAGGGCAGAGTACAGGTGTTTCGACCTCACCTTGACTGAACCTGCATTGGAAGAACTCTCCTTCTCACCAGGTCTGAAATCTTTGGTTCTCGGCaggctagaaataaaaaagacagtgcTGCACGATCCTTTTCCATATTCACTGTTCACATCATTCAGTTCAGATTCATACCTGACTCCCACTTCTGGACACCAGGTGCCCATTCCCCAGGCTCTCAGAGGCAAGACATGTCAGCCAAGCTTGAACATCTCACTTTACAAAAGAGCTTGCTGCCTTTAATCTTGATTGACAGCACCCTCTGAAGAATCTAAGAAGACCAGATGCCTCTGAAAGGCTGCCCCACCTGAGTAATTTGGGACAATGGCATCATAGAGTAGGATCATCTGTTCATGTGAATGTAATTCGCAAACTTgatcaaaatggaataaaattcaaagtgAAGGTTCTAAAACATAGCCCACATGGGGAATTAGAAGGTTCTCTTTTGACACTAGACAGCAGTGTCAACCATAGATAAGTCTTGGAAAACTGATTCCTTCGTGTTCTTTCTCTGCCGTTAAGGCCCCTAACAATCACTTGAGGGCAATTCAAAGCCCagtttaattttgttgaagtctCTCTTTCTTCACGAGTGAAAAGGAATCCTTCCCATCTCACTTTCCCAATCAGGCAGCCAACATTCATCTAATTAGCAACTTAGAGAACTTTGGTTGTATTAATTTGTAAGAGAAGAGTGGACAAAAATCTCCAAGGACATATGTGACACCGTTCCcatacttaatgaaataaaaatcagaatttgtGCTGGTGGGGATGAAGGTCGCTTCTGGCTAAAGTCTAAAGTGATTTATTCCTTTCACAAACCATTCCCTTTCATTCCTTTTCCCATGATTCAGGTTGTTGACAAACACCCAGAAGGCAAAGTGGAGGATTAAGACAATTATCTGGATAATCTAGGACAAGGACATGTTTTCTTCCCAGTAAACAGCCAGATCATTGTGGCCTGCCCCAAAATAGAGAGGCTGTTAACCTGAAGCAACTAGTGAATCAACTCAGTGAGAAACTATACATCCCCACTGCCAATAGAGAAGGTTCAAACGTCTCTATTCAATATTCCACTTTTCTGTCCAACCTACATATTTAAGTTTACCCCTTGATTCCCAGATTGCCTCACTTTGAGTTTACCATGATGACTTCACTTCTGCctacacctcttttcttttccgCTGTCTTCCATCTGGAATACCATCCCAACTCCTCTTCACATGTACAAATCCTCCCTGGCTTTCCAGACTGGCTCCAGTCCTACTGGATTCGTGCAATTGTCCCTATTTCAGGAACATTGATCTCTCCTTTTGCTGAACTTACACCACTCATCTCTTCCTATAACTGTCCCTTGAATGTACAAGGGTTTActctctgtctttgtttttaaacatcTTAACATCTTCAATCCTCCCCCTCCATAGGCTGGTAGGGATGATGcatctattttgttcttttatttctcacatcAACTTAATATTGCATAGAAAGTAGATAAGTGGAGCTATGTAAATGCTTATACATTGCCTCAATTCTATACTTGGATTTGCAAATATTAAACTCAGCCCTGTCATCTTTCCTAAATTGCTCTGATAACTACATTCCTCTTCTTGATCACCTCTCGAGGTGTTGTGATTAGGGAAAGCAGGTCctcttgagggaaaaaaaaaagaagcaaatgttTTTAGGATGGTTTCCAACCTCAGAGTTACATATGGTTTCAGAAGGGACTTAAGAGATAAAGCATTTTTCCAGGGGCTTAAAAACATGCAGAGGAGCTACCAAAAGGTCTAGCAACTTCATCAATGTCTGTAGACTTCAGAAACAATTGTAAGTTACCTTTTATGCAGATGGGCTCTTTCCCTGACCACTCTCCATTCTGCTGGCAAGTTCTTTTCTCATTGCCACTAAGAACATAGGAGTTGTTACAAAAGAAGGACACAACAGTGCCAATTTTAGCATGGCGTCCATTGATAAGCCCAGGGCCCCCTGTTATTTTCTTGTACCCATTGACTGGGCCCCCAGGGTCTGAGCAGTTTCTTTCTTCAAGGactgaaagaaagtaaaagaaaaggagaattgtTAAAAGTCTGAGTTATTCCATTTTAGAATAGAATCTTTCATGTTTCAttgaactaaaaatacaatgatatAGGACTTGGTGCTCAAAAGTATTACTAAAAGAAATCACATAATAGAAAATTCATATATTAGACATGTATTTCCcttgttttcataatttattcttaaattgaAAAGTATCTaattctatatataaataaatttgatgCCATATCTGGCTCTTATATCATCTTGTCCATTTCTTTCTCAAACTGTAGGAGCTAGGCAGCCCTgagtaaaataaa
The genomic region above belongs to Papio anubis isolate 15944 chromosome 12, Panubis1.0, whole genome shotgun sequence and contains:
- the PAMR1 gene encoding inactive serine protease PAMR1 isoform X1, translating into MELGCWTQLGLTFLQLLLISCLPREYTVINEACPGAEWNIMCRECCEYDQIECVCPGKKEVVGYTIPCCRNEENECDSCLIHPGCTIFENCKSCRNGSWGGTLDDFYVKGFYCAECRAGWYGGDCMRCGQVLRAPKGQILLESYPLNAHCEWTIHTKPGFIIQLRFVMLSLEFDYMCQYDYVEVRDGDNRDGQIIKRVCGNERPAPIQSTGSSLHILFHSDGSKNFDGFHAIFEEITACSSSPCFHDGTCVLDKAGSYKCACLAGYTGQRCENLLEERNCSDPGGPVNGYKKITGGPGLINGRHAKIGTVVSFFCNNSYVLSGNEKRTCQQNGEWSGKEPICIKACREPKISDLVRRRVLPMQVQSRETPLHQLYSAAFSKQKLQSAPTKKPALPFGDLPTGYQHLHTQLQYECISPFYRRLGSSRRTCLRTGKWSGRAPSCIPICGKIENVTAPKTQGLRWPWQAAIYRRTSGVHDGSLHKGAWFLVCSGALVNERTVVVAAHCVTDLGKVTMIKTADLKVVLGKFYRDDDRDEKTIQSLRISAIILHPNYDPILLDADIAILKLLDKARISTRVQPICLAASRDLSTSFQESHITVAGWNVLADVRSPGFKNDTLRSGVVSVVDSLLCEEQHEDHGIPVSVTDNMFCASQDPTAPSDICTAETGGIAAVSFPGRASPEPRWHLMGLVSWSYDKTCSHRLSTAFTKVLPFKDWIERNMK
- the PAMR1 gene encoding inactive serine protease PAMR1 isoform X2, with amino-acid sequence MELGCWTQLGLTFLQLLLISCLPREYTVINEACPGAEWNIMCRECCEYDQIECVCPGKKEVVGYTIPCCRNEENECDSCLIHPGCTIFENCKSCRNGSWGGTLDDFYVKGFYCAECRAGWYGGDCMRCGQVLRAPKGQILLESYPLNAHCEWTIHTKPGFIIQLRFVMLSLEFDYMCQYDYVEVRDGDNRDGQIIKRVCGNERPAPIQSTGSSLHILFHSDGSKNFDGFHAIFEEITACSSSPCFHDGTCVLDKAGSYKCACLAGYTGQRCENLLSSWKSKIKASEDSLSVLEERNCSDPGGPVNGYKKITGGPGLINGRHAKIGTVVSFFCNNSYVLSGNEKRTCQQNGEWSGKEPICIKACREPKISDLVRRRVLPMQVQSRETPLHQLYSAAFSKQKLQSAPTKKPALPFGDLPTGYQHLHTQLQYECISPFYRRLGSSRRTCLRTGKWSGRAPSCIPICGKIENVTAPKTQGLRWPWQAAIYRRTSGVHDGSLHKGAWFLVCSGALVNERTVVVAAHCVTDLGKVTMIKTADLKVVLGKFYRDDDRDEKTIQSLRISAIILHPNYDPILLDADIAILKLLDKARISTRVQPICLAASRDLSTSFQESHITVAGWNVLADVRSPGFKNDTLRSGVVSVVDSLLCEEQHEDHGIPVSVTDNMFCASQDPTAPSDICTAETGGIAAVSFPGRASPEPRWHLMGLVSWSYDKTCSHRLSTAFTKVLPFKDWIERNMK